One genomic region from Knoellia sp. p5-6-4 encodes:
- a CDS encoding NUDIX domain-containing protein yields the protein MARTDYIDDPNAPTANSVVPSVVAIVTDEQGRVLLIHKTDNDLWALPGGGHEVGEFIADTVVREVKEETGYDVAVERVTGLYTNPGHVMAYDDGEVRQQFSIAFRARLLGGEARTSSESRAVEWVEPGQLQDLDLHPSMRLRVQHALEHRDTPYIG from the coding sequence GTGGCTCGAACTGACTACATCGACGACCCAAACGCCCCCACTGCCAACAGCGTCGTCCCCTCGGTCGTCGCGATAGTTACCGATGAGCAGGGCCGGGTTCTGCTGATCCACAAGACCGACAACGACCTGTGGGCGCTACCTGGTGGAGGTCACGAGGTCGGAGAGTTCATCGCCGATACGGTGGTGCGCGAGGTCAAGGAGGAAACTGGCTACGACGTCGCAGTCGAGCGGGTCACTGGCCTCTACACCAATCCGGGGCACGTGATGGCCTACGACGATGGCGAGGTCCGCCAGCAGTTCTCCATCGCGTTCCGTGCTCGTCTCCTCGGCGGCGAGGCCAGAACCAGCAGCGAGAGCAGAGCCGTGGAGTGGGTTGAACCGGGGCAACTCCAAGACCTGGATCTGCACCCATCGATGCGGCTGCGAGTCCAGCACGCCCTAGAGCATCGGGACACTCCCTACATCGGATAG
- a CDS encoding XRE family transcriptional regulator: protein MANERLRAAIAGSGLTFAALSERIGVDPKTIERWISTDRLPHRTNRQALCVALGRDEEFLWPAAVSEARAESASQAEFVAIHANRGSVPAGTWQSLLEGAEESIDLLAFAASFLHDTIPDFDDLLVRKAREGVRVRLVFGDPAGQAVRIRGEEEDIGESLAGRCSLTWKYLRPCLGVQGIEARAHDTTLYSSIFRFDEDLFANTHAYGAPANHSPVLHLHRVSGGRLFPHFMDAFERVWETAHVVEKARVA from the coding sequence ATGGCCAACGAGAGATTGCGCGCCGCTATTGCCGGATCAGGGTTGACCTTTGCGGCCCTGAGCGAGCGGATCGGTGTGGATCCCAAGACGATCGAGCGCTGGATCTCAACGGACCGGTTGCCCCACCGGACCAACCGTCAGGCGCTGTGCGTTGCGCTCGGCCGAGATGAGGAGTTCCTTTGGCCCGCAGCGGTATCGGAGGCTCGGGCAGAGTCGGCGAGCCAGGCGGAGTTCGTCGCCATCCATGCCAATCGAGGTTCAGTTCCGGCGGGTACCTGGCAGTCACTCCTCGAGGGCGCCGAGGAGTCGATCGACCTCCTGGCCTTCGCCGCTAGCTTCCTGCACGACACCATCCCGGACTTCGACGATCTGCTCGTCAGGAAGGCGAGGGAAGGCGTCCGAGTCAGGCTTGTGTTCGGGGACCCCGCGGGTCAGGCGGTTCGCATCCGAGGCGAAGAGGAGGACATAGGCGAGTCCCTTGCTGGCCGATGTTCCCTGACGTGGAAGTACTTGCGGCCCTGTCTAGGGGTTCAAGGCATCGAGGCGCGCGCCCATGACACGACGCTGTATTCGTCCATCTTTCGCTTCGACGAGGACCTGTTCGCCAACACCCACGCTTACGGGGCGCCCGCTAATCACTCGCCCGTGCTCCACTTGCACCGTGTATCCGGCGGCCGGCTCTTCCCGCACTTCATGGATGCTTTCGAGCGCGTTTGGGAAACAGCCCACGTCGTAGAGAAAGCGCGTGTCGCCTAG
- a CDS encoding plasmid replication, integration and excision activator: MALARRFKVGHDEVFPFGAYLVSDVTPVYDFEKSTRETKVQDVDKESGLPVWSIDVLDADPEAPKKSKTVTVKISAKVQPVPPSNDGSSPFTGVRFEGLTATPWVDSSRCGAPEPGKSHRCRAQSAWSFRAESMSPAKSTGGSSSATKAA, encoded by the coding sequence ATGGCACTTGCACGCAGGTTCAAGGTCGGGCACGACGAGGTCTTCCCGTTCGGGGCGTACCTCGTCTCCGATGTCACCCCGGTCTACGACTTCGAGAAGTCGACTCGGGAGACGAAGGTCCAGGATGTCGACAAGGAGAGCGGGCTGCCGGTCTGGTCGATCGACGTCCTTGACGCGGACCCGGAGGCCCCGAAGAAGTCCAAGACCGTGACGGTCAAGATCTCCGCAAAGGTGCAGCCGGTCCCGCCGTCCAACGACGGTTCCTCACCGTTCACCGGCGTCCGGTTCGAGGGTCTCACCGCGACCCCGTGGGTCGACTCCTCCCGCTGCGGCGCTCCCGAACCGGGTAAGTCGCACCGCTGCCGCGCGCAGTCGGCGTGGTCGTTCCGCGCCGAGAGCATGTCGCCCGCCAAGAGCACCGGTGGCAGCTCCTCGGCCACGAAGGCGGCCTGA
- a CDS encoding FtsK/SpoIIIE domain-containing protein, protein MRTVAGRRRDLELWFLVEDPLTAEVPPFAVETTDPKALPVAMREDGLIYRLRLLGTHLLVVGATGSGKGSVLWSIIAALAPAIQDRTAQVWALDPKGGMELAAGAPLFERFVYGDPKDDTAYEVDFARALEDAVAIMRHRQARLRGVSRLHTPTREEPLIVVVVDELANLTAYVTDRDAKRRIAAALALLLSQGRAVGVSVVGAVQDPRKEVVTLRDIFPTRIALRLSEADHVGLVLGSGARDRGARCDQIPESLPGLGYVGIDGIAEPVRVRFSHITDAHIAQLVARYGTEPAFMPVVETRRAAA, encoded by the coding sequence GTGCGGACCGTTGCCGGGCGACGCCGGGACCTCGAGCTCTGGTTCCTTGTCGAGGACCCACTGACCGCCGAGGTTCCGCCGTTCGCCGTGGAGACCACCGATCCGAAGGCCCTCCCCGTCGCGATGCGCGAGGACGGGCTGATCTACCGGCTTCGCCTCCTGGGCACCCACCTGTTGGTCGTCGGTGCGACGGGCTCCGGGAAGGGCTCGGTGCTGTGGTCGATCATCGCCGCCCTGGCCCCGGCCATTCAGGACCGGACCGCGCAGGTCTGGGCGCTCGACCCCAAAGGCGGGATGGAGCTGGCCGCAGGTGCTCCGCTGTTCGAACGGTTCGTCTACGGCGACCCCAAGGACGACACGGCCTACGAGGTCGACTTCGCCCGGGCGCTCGAGGACGCCGTCGCGATCATGCGCCACCGGCAGGCCCGATTGCGAGGGGTGTCTCGGCTGCACACCCCGACCCGCGAGGAACCGCTGATCGTCGTTGTGGTCGACGAGCTCGCCAACCTGACCGCCTACGTCACCGACCGTGACGCCAAACGACGGATCGCCGCGGCCCTCGCACTGCTCCTCTCCCAGGGCCGCGCCGTTGGGGTCAGCGTCGTGGGTGCCGTGCAAGATCCCCGCAAGGAGGTCGTCACCCTGCGTGACATCTTCCCGACCCGGATCGCGCTGCGCCTCTCCGAGGCCGACCACGTCGGGCTGGTCCTCGGCTCCGGTGCCCGCGACCGAGGAGCCCGCTGCGACCAGATCCCCGAGTCACTGCCCGGCCTCGGGTACGTCGGGATCGACGGGATCGCCGAACCGGTCCGCGTGCGCTTCTCGCACATCACCGACGCGCACATCGCCCAGCTGGTCGCTCGCTACGGCACCGAGCCGGCCTTCATGCCCGTGGTCGAGACCCGGAGGGCCGCCGCATGA
- a CDS encoding WhiB family transcriptional regulator — protein MSHTGPVPDTRWMTNGACARRRDLPWLHDTDKVTAWEELTMRSICQDCPVRRRCEDFARRAEISGGFWSGLNRDPEATPLPGLGDVA, from the coding sequence ATGAGCCACACCGGACCGGTTCCCGACACCCGATGGATGACCAACGGGGCCTGCGCCCGGCGTCGTGACCTGCCCTGGCTCCACGACACAGACAAGGTCACCGCCTGGGAGGAGCTGACCATGCGGAGCATCTGCCAGGACTGCCCCGTGCGCCGTCGCTGCGAGGACTTCGCCCGAAGGGCCGAGATCTCGGGCGGCTTCTGGTCGGGCCTGAACCGCGACCCGGAGGCCACACCCCTCCCCGGTCTGGGGGACGTGGCATGA
- a CDS encoding replication initiator — translation MTSASIGNDVIRELAVEQVVCVRPVMRRVIDRATGQSTAVPIPCGATRESKCPSCATKARRLRMTQCAEGWHADSEPVPLDDPEVVEPVDQDEEELDQPENEDTSRQTRSTRRRSDAPDLPTRPVEKRTVGQVFTAPDGKTYRPSMFITLTLPSYGKVIPGTGIPVDPSRYNYRRAALDALHFPKLLDRWIQNLRRCAGYKVQYFGAVEAQRRLAPHFHNAIRGAIPRATVKAVTKATYLQLWWPQMERPLFVQRLPLWDGENYRDPDTGFALPTWDQALETLDEDPDAKPAHVMRLGQQVDIKGIVAGTPDADRAVRYLTKYLTKAVAETYADDDGADAAYEDHIDRLHDEVRWLPCSRECANWLRFGVQPREAGPGLVPGHCASKAHDREHLGVGGRRVLVSRGWSGKTLTEHKADRAAVVRAALEAAGIDTPAADRMAAETLHDDGQPRFVWEDVPVSEHDYARVVMASVLEARRWRAQYDRAKTLLAGTDPPVDNRSATDPTLPPAA, via the coding sequence ATGACCAGCGCCAGTATCGGGAATGACGTCATCCGCGAGCTGGCCGTCGAGCAGGTCGTCTGCGTTCGACCGGTCATGCGGCGCGTCATCGACCGAGCCACCGGTCAAAGCACCGCGGTGCCCATCCCGTGCGGTGCCACGCGCGAGTCCAAGTGCCCGAGCTGTGCGACCAAGGCTCGCCGCCTGCGGATGACCCAGTGCGCCGAGGGCTGGCACGCCGACAGTGAGCCCGTGCCACTCGACGATCCCGAGGTCGTCGAGCCCGTCGACCAGGACGAGGAGGAGCTCGACCAGCCGGAGAACGAAGACACCTCGCGACAGACACGCTCCACCCGTCGCCGGTCGGACGCACCGGACCTGCCCACCCGCCCCGTCGAGAAGCGCACGGTCGGCCAGGTCTTCACCGCTCCCGACGGCAAGACCTACCGCCCCTCCATGTTCATCACGCTGACGCTTCCGTCCTACGGCAAGGTCATCCCGGGGACCGGTATCCCGGTCGACCCGTCCCGGTACAACTACCGGCGCGCCGCCCTGGACGCCCTGCACTTCCCCAAGCTGCTGGACCGCTGGATACAGAACCTGCGCCGCTGCGCCGGATACAAGGTCCAGTACTTCGGCGCCGTAGAGGCCCAGCGCCGCCTGGCCCCGCACTTCCACAACGCCATCCGTGGTGCCATCCCTCGCGCCACTGTCAAGGCGGTGACGAAAGCGACCTACCTCCAGCTCTGGTGGCCGCAGATGGAACGTCCCCTCTTTGTCCAGCGGCTTCCGCTCTGGGACGGCGAGAACTACCGCGACCCCGACACCGGGTTCGCGCTCCCCACCTGGGACCAGGCACTCGAAACCCTCGACGAGGACCCGGACGCCAAGCCGGCCCACGTGATGCGGCTGGGCCAGCAGGTCGACATCAAGGGCATCGTCGCCGGCACACCGGACGCCGACCGAGCCGTGCGCTACCTGACGAAGTACCTCACCAAGGCCGTCGCCGAGACCTACGCCGACGACGACGGCGCGGATGCGGCCTACGAGGACCACATCGACCGACTCCACGACGAGGTCCGCTGGCTGCCGTGCTCCAGGGAGTGCGCCAACTGGCTTCGCTTCGGCGTCCAGCCCCGAGAGGCTGGACCGGGCCTCGTCCCCGGTCACTGTGCCTCCAAGGCCCACGACCGCGAACACCTCGGAGTGGGCGGTCGCCGAGTCCTGGTCTCGCGCGGCTGGTCAGGAAAGACTCTTACCGAGCACAAGGCCGACCGCGCCGCCGTGGTCCGCGCCGCTCTGGAGGCCGCCGGGATCGACACGCCAGCAGCCGACCGGATGGCGGCCGAGACGCTGCACGACGACGGCCAACCCCGGTTCGTGTGGGAGGACGTGCCCGTCTCCGAGCACGACTACGCCCGCGTCGTCATGGCCTCAGTTCTCGAGGCGCGCCGCTGGCGTGCGCAGTACGACCGCGCAAAGACGCTGCTGGCCGGCACGGATCCACCTGTGGACAACCGTTCGGCAACTGACCCGACCCTGCCGCCTGCGGCCTAG
- a CDS encoding helix-turn-helix domain-containing protein, which produces MTEVTFKRRWHTVAEVAEMLGYGESKVRMLILQGDLKSLKDGRSRRILPEWVDEYVQARAERAAEEWPA; this is translated from the coding sequence ATGACGGAAGTGACGTTCAAGAGGCGCTGGCACACCGTGGCAGAGGTTGCCGAGATGCTGGGCTACGGCGAAAGCAAGGTGCGGATGCTCATCCTTCAGGGCGACTTGAAGTCGCTGAAAGATGGTCGTTCCCGGCGCATCCTCCCGGAGTGGGTGGACGAGTACGTCCAGGCGAGGGCCGAGCGTGCTGCAGAGGAGTGGCCAGCGTGA
- a CDS encoding tyrosine-type recombinase/integrase yields MSPRSRTRHNGEGSIFPYAYGYRAYVWITTPEGRRQRKYVQAKTREETLEKWKGLQRAAERGPVAPKTPTLAVFMADWLQTVVRPNLAPTTVKNYEMFTRLYVEPDLGRRRLDKLTVRDVQTWVNALRTRCQCCAQGKDAARPAPRCCAKGRCCQQVAKEWTVRQAWTILRSALSAAQREELITRNVAGLVRMPVPRTDKPTIWSVEQVRQFLESAHRDEDPLLAGYVLMLVLGLRRGELLGMAWDDIDFERGEARIAWQLQRVGGQLMRRRTKTTSSEAVLPLPDICIGALRDRQELEGKWRADAAEAWQRSGLVLTTRYGMPVDPRNFHRMFKERAAKAGVPVIAVHSARRTCASLLVAMNVHPRVAMAILRHSQIAVTMDIYSQVSTESARQALLQLGSALGEGQK; encoded by the coding sequence GTGAGCCCACGAAGCCGCACCCGGCACAACGGCGAAGGGTCGATCTTCCCTTACGCCTATGGGTACCGGGCCTATGTCTGGATCACCACTCCCGAGGGCCGTCGTCAGCGCAAGTACGTGCAGGCCAAGACCCGCGAGGAGACGCTGGAGAAGTGGAAGGGCCTGCAGCGAGCCGCCGAGCGGGGACCTGTGGCGCCCAAGACTCCGACTCTCGCCGTCTTCATGGCGGACTGGCTTCAGACCGTTGTACGACCGAACCTGGCTCCCACCACGGTCAAGAACTACGAGATGTTCACGCGCCTCTACGTCGAGCCGGACCTCGGGCGTCGACGCCTCGACAAGCTGACGGTGAGGGACGTGCAGACGTGGGTCAACGCCCTGCGCACACGGTGTCAGTGCTGCGCACAGGGCAAGGACGCCGCTCGGCCAGCGCCTCGATGCTGTGCCAAGGGTCGGTGCTGTCAGCAGGTGGCCAAGGAGTGGACGGTCCGCCAGGCGTGGACGATCCTCCGCAGCGCCCTCAGTGCGGCACAGCGTGAAGAGCTGATCACCCGGAACGTCGCTGGGCTGGTCCGGATGCCTGTCCCACGGACGGACAAACCGACCATCTGGTCTGTCGAGCAGGTCCGCCAGTTCCTCGAGTCCGCCCACCGCGATGAGGATCCGCTCCTAGCCGGCTACGTCCTGATGCTCGTGCTGGGATTGCGACGCGGGGAGCTGCTCGGGATGGCTTGGGACGACATCGACTTCGAGCGCGGTGAGGCCCGTATCGCCTGGCAGCTCCAGCGCGTCGGGGGCCAACTGATGCGCAGACGCACGAAGACAACCAGCTCAGAGGCGGTGCTCCCACTTCCTGACATCTGCATCGGTGCCCTCCGAGACCGTCAGGAGCTTGAGGGGAAGTGGAGAGCCGACGCCGCCGAGGCATGGCAGAGATCCGGTCTCGTGCTGACGACCCGGTATGGGATGCCCGTCGACCCCCGCAACTTCCATCGCATGTTCAAGGAGCGCGCAGCCAAGGCCGGCGTCCCTGTCATCGCGGTCCACTCGGCGCGACGCACTTGTGCCAGCCTCCTGGTCGCCATGAACGTCCACCCTCGGGTCGCCATGGCGATCCTTCGACACAGCCAGATCGCGGTGACGATGGACATCTACTCACAGGTCTCCACGGAGAGCGCGCGCCAGGCACTGCTGCAACTGGGGAGCGCGTTGGGAGAGGGGCAGAAGTGA
- a CDS encoding DLW-39 family protein yields the protein MGTKLLLLIATAIGAAALQKKLKDQQAERDLWHEATDKPTN from the coding sequence ATGGGGACGAAGCTCCTGCTGCTGATCGCGACGGCCATCGGGGCCGCCGCCCTCCAGAAGAAGCTCAAGGACCAGCAGGCCGAGCGGGACCTCTGGCACGAGGCGACGGACAAGCCGACCAACTGA
- a CDS encoding DUF3566 domain-containing protein translates to MSTAGPTSTSARPQGPGPRPGQGAQQAAPTRPNPTQPRPGGAPASSARSRRVKLTVSRIDPWSAMKMSFLISVALGIAGVVMVAVLWMILSGMGVFSEVNRLVGTVLQDSENPFNLMDFLGFGRVLSLSIVIGVIDVILLTALSTLGAFLYNICSSLVGGLQLTLTDD, encoded by the coding sequence GTGAGCACGGCAGGCCCGACGAGCACGTCGGCGCGCCCGCAGGGCCCGGGTCCCCGCCCGGGGCAGGGCGCCCAGCAGGCGGCACCGACCCGACCCAACCCCACCCAGCCTCGGCCCGGCGGCGCTCCGGCATCCTCGGCCCGCAGCCGGCGCGTCAAGCTCACCGTCTCGCGGATCGACCCGTGGTCGGCCATGAAGATGTCGTTCCTCATCTCCGTGGCGCTCGGCATCGCCGGGGTCGTCATGGTGGCGGTGCTGTGGATGATTCTCTCGGGGATGGGCGTCTTCTCGGAGGTCAACCGCCTGGTCGGCACCGTGCTCCAGGACAGCGAGAACCCGTTCAACCTGATGGACTTCCTCGGCTTCGGCCGGGTGCTGTCCCTCTCGATCGTCATCGGGGTCATCGACGTCATCCTGCTGACCGCGCTGTCCACCCTCGGGGCGTTCCTCTACAACATCTGCTCCTCGCTCGTGGGCGGTCTGCAGCTCACGCTGACCGACGACTGA
- the gyrA gene encoding DNA gyrase subunit A, whose amino-acid sequence MPPIETDRTEAVDLNTEMQRSYIDYAMTVIVSRALPDVRDGLKPVHRRVVYAMYDGGYRPDRGYNKCSRVVGEVMGQYHPHGDASIYDALVRLVQDWSMRYPLVDGQGNFGSPGDDPAAAPRYTECRMAPLAMEMVRDIHEETVDFRDNYDGKTQEPTVLPSRFPNLLVNGSSGIAVGMATNIPPHNLREVASGAQWYLQNPEAPREELLEALMKRIQGPDFPTGALILGRKGIEDAYRTGRGSIIMRAVVEVEEIHNRQCLVVTELPYQVNPDTLAQKIAELVKEGRLQGIADIRDETSGRTGQRLVIVLKRDAVAKVVLNNLYKHTQLQTNFGANMLALVDGVPRTLPIDAFIRHWVEHQIEVIVRRTTFRLRKAEADIHILRGLLKALDALDEVIALIRRSPTVEEARDGLIQLLEIDEIQAGAILNMQLRRLAALERQKIIDEHDRLEALIKDFQDILAKPERQRTIVSDELAEITEKYGDDRRSKIEFHDGDMSMEDLIPEEDVVVTITRGGYAKRTRVDAYRSQGRGGKGVRGTQLRGDDMVEHFFTTTSHHWLLFFTNLGRVYRAKTYELPDAGRDAKGQHVANLLAFQPDEHIAQVLDIRDYDQAPYLVLATRNGLVKKTRLADYDSPRSGGLIAVNLRDGDELVAADLASANDDLLLVSRNGQSARFHADDETLRPMGRATSGVTGMRFRDSDALLSLSVIEDGTDPDVFVVFENGLAKRTAVSEWSVKGRGIYGVAVAKITEKNGQVVGALTVDEEDEVLAIMGKGNIVRSGVRPVTRRGRNTQGMRFVTPPRGDVVVAVARSVEREADEEAMGQVAEATPDEPTSTVEQDGGVQNGGADEASQAADAVPSETTDQPAEAGEHDAAGGNE is encoded by the coding sequence ATGCCCCCGATCGAGACCGACCGCACCGAGGCGGTCGACCTCAACACCGAGATGCAGCGCAGCTACATCGACTACGCGATGACGGTCATCGTCAGTCGGGCGCTGCCGGACGTGCGCGACGGTCTTAAGCCGGTGCACCGCCGCGTCGTCTACGCCATGTACGACGGGGGCTACCGCCCCGACCGCGGGTACAACAAGTGCTCGCGCGTCGTCGGCGAGGTCATGGGTCAGTACCACCCCCACGGTGACGCCTCGATCTACGACGCCCTCGTGCGCCTGGTGCAGGACTGGTCGATGCGCTACCCGCTCGTCGACGGGCAGGGCAACTTCGGCTCGCCCGGTGACGACCCGGCCGCCGCGCCGCGGTACACCGAGTGCCGGATGGCCCCGCTGGCCATGGAGATGGTCCGCGACATCCACGAGGAGACCGTCGACTTCCGCGACAACTACGACGGCAAGACCCAGGAGCCCACGGTCCTGCCGAGCCGGTTCCCGAACCTGCTCGTCAACGGCTCCTCGGGCATCGCCGTCGGCATGGCCACCAACATCCCCCCGCACAACCTGCGCGAGGTGGCCTCCGGCGCGCAGTGGTACCTGCAGAACCCCGAGGCTCCTCGTGAGGAGCTGCTCGAGGCCCTGATGAAGCGCATCCAGGGGCCGGACTTCCCGACTGGCGCGCTCATCCTCGGCCGCAAGGGCATCGAGGACGCCTACCGCACCGGGCGCGGCTCGATCATCATGCGCGCGGTCGTCGAGGTCGAGGAGATCCACAACCGGCAGTGCCTCGTCGTCACCGAGCTGCCCTACCAGGTCAACCCCGACACCCTCGCGCAGAAGATCGCCGAGCTGGTCAAGGAGGGTCGCCTGCAGGGAATCGCCGACATCCGTGACGAGACCTCCGGCCGCACCGGCCAGCGCCTGGTCATCGTGCTCAAGCGCGACGCGGTGGCCAAGGTCGTGCTCAACAACCTCTACAAGCACACCCAGCTGCAGACCAACTTCGGCGCCAACATGCTGGCCCTGGTCGACGGGGTGCCGCGCACGCTGCCGATCGACGCCTTCATCCGCCACTGGGTGGAGCACCAGATCGAGGTCATCGTCCGGCGCACGACCTTCCGCCTGCGCAAGGCCGAGGCCGACATCCACATCCTGCGTGGTCTGCTCAAGGCGCTCGACGCCCTCGACGAGGTCATCGCCCTCATCCGCCGCTCCCCGACGGTCGAGGAGGCCCGCGACGGCCTGATCCAGCTGCTCGAGATCGACGAGATCCAGGCCGGCGCGATCCTCAACATGCAGCTGCGTCGCCTGGCCGCGCTGGAACGCCAGAAGATCATCGACGAGCACGACCGGCTCGAGGCGCTGATCAAGGACTTCCAGGACATCCTGGCCAAGCCCGAGCGGCAGCGGACGATCGTCTCCGACGAGCTCGCCGAGATCACCGAGAAGTACGGCGACGACCGCCGCTCGAAGATCGAGTTCCACGACGGCGACATGTCGATGGAGGACCTGATCCCCGAGGAGGACGTGGTCGTCACCATCACCCGCGGTGGCTACGCCAAGCGCACCCGGGTCGACGCCTACCGCAGCCAGGGGCGCGGCGGGAAGGGCGTGCGCGGCACCCAGCTGCGCGGCGACGACATGGTCGAGCACTTCTTCACGACCACCTCGCACCATTGGCTGTTGTTCTTCACCAACCTCGGCCGGGTCTACCGGGCCAAGACCTACGAGCTGCCCGACGCCGGCCGTGACGCCAAGGGCCAGCACGTCGCCAACCTGCTGGCCTTCCAGCCGGACGAGCACATCGCCCAGGTGCTCGACATCCGCGACTACGACCAGGCGCCCTACCTGGTGCTGGCCACCCGCAACGGCCTGGTGAAGAAGACCCGCCTGGCCGACTACGACTCCCCGCGCAGCGGCGGGCTCATCGCGGTCAACCTCCGCGACGGTGACGAGCTGGTCGCGGCCGACCTGGCCTCCGCCAACGACGACCTGCTGCTCGTCTCGCGCAACGGCCAGTCGGCGCGCTTCCACGCCGACGACGAGACGCTGCGCCCGATGGGCCGGGCCACCAGCGGCGTCACGGGCATGCGGTTCCGCGACTCCGACGCCCTGCTGTCGCTCAGCGTCATCGAGGACGGCACCGACCCCGACGTCTTCGTGGTCTTCGAGAACGGCCTGGCCAAGCGCACGGCCGTCTCGGAGTGGAGCGTCAAGGGGCGCGGCATCTACGGCGTCGCCGTCGCCAAGATCACCGAGAAGAACGGCCAGGTGGTCGGCGCCCTGACGGTCGACGAGGAGGACGAGGTCCTGGCCATCATGGGCAAGGGCAACATCGTGCGCTCCGGCGTACGTCCGGTCACCCGTCGAGGACGCAACACCCAGGGCATGCGCTTCGTGACCCCGCCCAGGGGCGACGTCGTCGTGGCGGTCGCCCGCAGCGTCGAGCGCGAGGCGGACGAGGAGGCCATGGGCCAGGTGGCAGAGGCCACGCCCGACGAGCCCACCTCCACGGTGGAGCAGGACGGCGGTGTCCAGAACGGCGGTGCCGATGAGGCGAGCCAGGCCGCTGATGCCGTACCGTCGGAGACGACCGACCAGCCGGCCGAGGCCGGCGAGCACGACGCCGCTGGAGGTAACGAGTGA